atatttgggaaaaacactattacacggactctggaaacgatagtagataaagaataaaattaatattaaaaaatgcaaacatacacaacgtaaactgttccacgacctaaaacaaagcatttaaaatttttaaagaatggcagaaaccattgacatgttacttgttacaacaattgaggctgctatgacatcatgagttacacagaagcccagctttaaggcatttacatcgccttgtactacacttttgggtGCCAGTGcagttgcatcttgtgaagccttgtccacctgaagcggATTGAGAAATCACCGCCGAGCGCAGTGAAACTTTTTTCAGTGTTCTtgtcgtcagtgtttagaaggcactgagggcacagatcgaattgatttctggaatacaaaccactgagaataccagctttATGGCTATCCtttattggtctgtgtcttctcgtctgtcaattatgacaccaaggatatttctaggatcgcctctcccacgatcaacgagtggaactggcacagctacattgtctccttgttcgccagctcgcagatctacgcgacttcttttcaccatcctttctgcttgagaagtttgcgcatcggctgcttcacgacggcaccttttgatttctttgatgcgttctgcaactctgtggttttcaacagaggaaacaggactgtcagatggagagggtgagagagacgttacgggctcttctgattctccagaagaaacagggCTCTCAACTTTgtaggcagatggtgttgctgtgggcgaggaaggtcctgtgggtagatcaaggatttcagctgtcattggctgacttgtcacattatcaccagtgtattgtgttgtagtgctgccatgttcgactgggagcagaacatcctctgtcaaatcatgtgttggtgtttcatcacttgtagcttggatctggtttgcaacaccatcagtttgggagagacagttgtcattgtcagagtctggcctgattggtgtgacagcaagaagatcctcctcagtctccatccgagcaatcacttccatcgcaaagacgaagtagtaagtcctacacgagcctcacaccaaacattgcagaatatggagagcactttatcccggaatggagagcactgtttttctggaacAGAACAAACTTGATGCAcgtaggccagtcttgtgagtcattgtcagccatccatgccaccagcatatctttagTATCACCATTTGCGCACTCAACTGACCCCTGACTTTGGGTATGGCGAGGCTTCccatgcaccagtgttagttttggccaaacttccttcagctttgtaatgacttgtgaagtgaactcagatccgttatcgctttggagaataacgggggcaccaaagagaagaaaaatgtccagtagatgaaaagcgacctctACAGCTCTTTTGGACGTCAAGGCTCCAAGaatgcaaaacttcgtcaggtgatcctggtacaccatgatccatttcttgttggatccactgggcatgctttgcatgtcaattagatccacctgaccccttgacgagaattccttggTGTATATTGGACGAACGATAACCCCCTTCGTCATCGGCCGATTTTgtttcttttggcattcttgacagagtgacttgaacagctcaacggccttagttggaatgtttgcatatttcttttttaattctttcaacatccggtctcttccgccatggcctgttgagatgtgggcgctcttgacaacgtcaaacgtctcctcgatgctcacatagtaaagtggcgactcctgtcgtgtTGAACGTCTCTTTACCAGTTTTTCTGtaggcccgcactggagtacttcatacctgaaaacacagttaacattagagagagacagacacaactagagagagagagagagagagagagagagactgagtaaaataatagattgaagtgaaaacttacttctccaacagataatatccgtgccgccccttggcatgtgagttatcagctgctgcttcCAGGGCATCGgtggtcttctgatagtcacactttggaattaatccttttttgttttctttaaaatgatccgtgaggttttgtgtaaacctttcctcgatagacatcttgactttgctagaggaagaggaagaatgaagcaaaaagtcagagttgcttgaagaagaggaagaatgaagcaacgagcagtggttcagacatttttgaaaactgaaccattcgctcatgtctcagtcgtttaaacacaaacactcactaacgtAACTAaaaggtcgttaagttaaactatgctgtgtgtaattgtatgcgTGTAATTgtattgtgtttaccgtaattgAAATGTTCATTGATGAAGGTTACGCaaattcactgaatgctcaatagtaagaacaggtaaaatgacaggtctaatttcagggatttcgcgtaatcactggaaatttcagtgattacgtgaaatccctgagtgaaacggggaatacgtgtattcactaaaatattcagggattacgcgtaatccctaggtacgtgttcttactgtaacgcacacacacacacacacacacaaatatatatatatatatatatatatatatatatatatatatataatatataatatatatatatatatatatatatatatatatatatatatatatatatatatatatatatatatatatatatatatacatatacatatatatatatatatatatatatatatatatatatatatatatatatatatatatatatatatataaaaatataaatatatatatatgtatatatatgtatatatatatatatatatatatatatatatatatatatatatatatatatatatatatatatatatatacatagatagatatatgtatatatatacatacatatagatagatatatgtatatatatacatacatatagatagatatttgaatatatatatatatatatatatatatatatatatatatatatatatatatatatatatatatatatatatatatatatatatatatatatatatatatatatatatatatatatatatatatataaagagagagagagagagagagagagagagagagagagagagagagagagagagagagagagagctattttataaatatatatatatatatatatatatatatatatatatatatatatatatatatatatatatatatatatatatatatatatatatatatatatatatatatatatatatatatatatatatagatatatatgtagatatatatgtagatatatatatatatatatatatatatatatatatatatatatatatatatatatatatatatatatatatatatatatatatatatatatacatactttatattgtGAGGTAACATGTAGGCTACGCTCTTCAAATAGAGTATCAATCTGACTCTCTACTTGACAAACTGTGTCGTCGTTTCAACCAGATCGGATAATTGACACTGTAATGTCTTTTAAAAGGACTCAATTCTTTAATATTAAATACTGGCTGGTTTTTCCCAAGTTTCTTTATACCTTGTTAAGGTATATGACGATTGTTACATGTTAGAACAGACTGACCTCTCTCCTTATTCCTATTACAGAAAAAAAACCGTTATAAAATCTAATACATAactaaatttacttaaaaaaaatatgtttataagattattaaagaaaaaacataCAATGGCAATTCAGAACTGGAAAAGTTTTCGACTTTATAAagttaataaaacaaataaatgtaggtCAAAATGAAAGACAAATCTTTGAGTTTAATTTGATCAAGTAGTAATTAAAACATAATTAGAtgcatttaaataaaaagaaaagaaaaaaaataccactttatttctaCGTTCTGGTAATCACTCAATGGAATGAAAAACTACCTTACATAAATGTAAAAAGAAcagttatggtaaaaaaaaaaaaaaaaaatatgaaattaacgaTATAATTCTTGAGAAATAATGTATGGTCATTATCGTCTTACTCTAATGATCGTACCATAACaacaaaaccctcacttcgcattttacagtcaaaagaaaaataaataatctataacaCTTTCCCCATAACAATTTTCTGACATAAGATAACTTTCAATATGGGAGCATTTATGAGATATTGTTTTGATGCCTGAAATTTCTGTTCTTCTTTCTTCTGCCATTTATCGCTAGATAATCTATTTTTCCTTCTAACAGTGTGTTGAGTGGTTTAGCAATTTGAACATCTTTTTATATAGAATACCTGTGGAAACTACAGAACCTTAAAATACCTCTTACCTCTTTTACAGTGTCTGGTCTTTTCCAGTTTTCTACAGCCCTTACTTTTTCTGGGTCTGGACCAATGCCGCCATTACTGACTATACATCTTAAATACCTGACGCTAGTTTTGAGAAAATGATATTTATCCGACTTTAACCTCAGGCAAAAATTCCTTAAATCTTCTAATAacaatttttatcttttctaaGATTTTTCAAATGACTTTGTAGAAATATTAAGATCATACAGATAAATGagtaaaaaatcataaacaaaatcTCACAAAATGTTTTCCATGAACCTCTGAAAAGTAGCAGGACTATTTGTGAGTGCCATTTGACACCTGTACTGACAATGTCCCCAAGCCCCAAGGGACAGAAAATGCTGCCTTATGCCTGTCGTCTTTTTTTCCAATAGAACATGATAATAACCTTGTGCCAAGTGTAAAGTGCAAAAGAAGTTACCTCCCTTTAATATGTCCAAACTTTCAGATATGCTCGGTAGATGAAAAGCGGCCTTAGTAGTTATCTTattcaacttccgataatcaatagTTAAGCTAAGTCCTACTCTTTTCTATTTTACCAAAACTTTGGGTAGCATAAGGGCTTTGCTTTCCTCAATAACTCCTCTTCTTGTCAGATTATTTAACAGTTCTTTGGACTCTGGTATTAAGGTAGGGGCAATTCTCCTGTATGGCAGTTTAATAGGAGTTTCATTTTTTAGGTTTATTTCGTGTTTCCATTCCCTTGCTGTACCCAAGTCCTCTTCGTTAAGCTCAAAACAGTCTCTATACCTATGAAGAAGCTTTTTATCTTTACATAATGCCTCTTCATTTATGCTTCCATTGACCTGTAagctattcctggtgctttcctaaATCCCTCAATTCTCTTCTTGATATATTATTATCTAAACAAGTCTTTTTGTTTTCTATTACGGCTAAAGTTGTTTCAGCAACCCTTCCATTTGCCTCTATTGTTATTTCACCCTCATTCCAATTTGCTAAACAAACAAAACCTACACTCCATTAAATAGCTGGGAACTAGGAACTGTATATACACTTGGTTGTAGATCATTAATATTTCCACTTACAATACCTTCCAACAAAATATTCTCCTTTTGAGATTTCTCCAGTTTATCAGAAAATACTTTGATAACCCCCTACTTCTTCCATGGATTTTCCTATTCTGTGTAAGTACACATATTGCATAACCCAATTGTTCATCGTCTACACAAACTTAGATTTTGAGCTACCGTTCTCATGCGACAATCTAACTTTAAATGTTTTCTGTCTTTAGACCACCGCAGTCGATCCCATCTTCAAATAGATGTGATAGCCTCCATTCCTTGACTAAAGACGTTAAAATATTCATTCCTAGAAGGCAATCTTGTTTAGTATCAGTTCCAAGACCCCTCACTCCTAGATCCCTTTGAACGTAAGGTACATTTCTCGACACAAATTccattaacatttatatttataattacatatcttAATATACTCAATTATTATCCAGCTATGTCGTATATGTAATTGCTACCTCTGTAGGGATTCACATTTTCGGGTTTCAGGAATCTATTGTACCATCTTTCTGATGTAAAGCTATAGTTAGACCCAGAATCTAATCATCCTAGAACACTGACATCACTAATCCTCACCATCAGATTAAGAGGCTCACCTTTCCTCTGTATTTCTCCATTCCTTTGATTTTCACTGCAAAATGAACGCACAAGGCTAACAACTTCCATTTCCTTTCTCTTACTGTAAGTGGTTCATTATTAGGCCGGACGCTAAAAATTACGCCCGACTTTGCCAATTTCCCTGCTCGGTGTTCTCTTCATCACAATACATTTCTCTGACTATATTTTCTCCTTCATCCTTACCAGAGAATGAACGATCATAAAAGTTTTTTTGTTCCGGATGCATGCCTGTATTATCTCAACACCTAAACATGGATGGCCTTTTAAGTCACATTTCCTACATTTACCTTCGAatctatttaattttcttctttttgcatACCTTTCTTGAGCACTATAACATTTTTAACTTCCTTACATTCTTTGAAGATTTATCAATTATTCTGTCAGCGTTATGCTTTCGAGTTATTTGACCTTGCCTTCTACAGAACCGACAATTAAGGAACTCCATCCTTTCAAAACTTTGCTGTTCTCCATCCCTTGAATCAAAATCTTTAAATTTGTCATTCACAAATTTTCCAGCCTCATTGAGGAAAATCaatgttttgaaaaaaattttGCCCAGCCTCTGCTGTTAGAAGCTTGTTTCTCATTCCCTTCACaaaaaatttgctctctctctctctctctctctctctctctccatcatcccTTTGACAGCTCTTTTGCACATGCTCATCCAATTCATGAATTTTGTCAACAAATTCCCAAATTATTCTCGTTCTTACCTTGTACCTTGTCTTACACTCCACAATCATCTCTTTTTTTTGTTCAATTCATCCAAGCAAATTCCACAAGTATTCATCAGTGTATTTCCTAAATCCTTCATAGTTTCAGGCTTAACAGTCTTAATGCGATTTAATGCAGGATCTTACTTTGACAGAAAACCTTATTATTTCTGATTCATTAAAACTAAACTTTCTTGCACAGTATTTTGCTTGCTCTCACAACCACTTAATCTATCTTCTAGTGCTATCTTACCGGAAAATATTTCTAGCTCTGGTGCTGTTCATGTGAATtggatttgaattattttttttttttcatttttctttccccCTCACATATAATGTTATTTGATTTTACATTCATCAAATTtgatacgcattttttttttttgtccatttctACAACTATGTTTTCGAGTACTTTTGCTCGAATCTTCCACTCATTCTCTAAAAGTTTACAGTTCTTCTCATATCAACTCATTACCTTGTTTAAATGAACCTCAATTTCCTGTATGTAATAGGATCTGCGCTTAGCCTTCATTATTTCAACTAATTCGGTAAATTCATTTCTGAATCTTTTTAATGTATACGGAGAATCTCTTATTTAATCTTATCTTTTACAGCCCCTTCTTTCTGACATCATCTAGTTCACTATCTAATCCGTAATGTTCGTCATACATAAATTCAAACATCTTATGAATATTTCCATTATCCCCATCTAGTCTATCTATCCAGTCTCCCAAGTCACATCCCACTTCCCTTGGAATACCCTTGAACTTCCTCATATCCTTGTATGGTGAAGAATATTCACTGCTAATATTTTGCCCTATACCCCGTGGCATTGGATTCTCAGAAATTTCCTTATCACCAGTGCCTCTGAAGTCTTCTTCACTAATTATGGTTTATATCTCTTGCCTTCATACGCTAGAATTCTCAAAGATTCTACTGCCgaaatgctaagaaaaaaaaaattcattgcacCCTCAACTGGCACAAAACTGAAAAATAGGAAGGTTGACAGACCTGATATTTGAGACTATTATTTCAGGGTTATGCTGCAATCTGCTGGACCCTCCTGGGCTATGATGTTTCCGTGGATAACGCAATGCTTTACTACTAAGTGTTGTAAGAAGACGGAAGAAAGATGAAAACACCAAAGTTGATCATCAATATATTTAATACCACACAAACCAGGAATTGTACGACACAAACAATATAGAATCCGTTTTAAATCAGGATAGCTTCCTGCGAGCGAGGATGTTATAAAAGAATTATCACTTTTCGCGCAGAATATTTCAATTTGAGTATTCtgtttgttgggtggtcctcttcACTCAAATACTATAACTgtggaagtgttgattggagaTGCTCATAATGGTAGTCTGGTTGCTTTTAGAAGAAACAAACAAGTGACATTACTTAAAGGTATGATCAACAACCTCCTCATAAAAGTAACGTGCTAAGTTTAACTATCATAGAAGTaattgttaagatatatatatatatatatatatatatatatatatatatatatatatatatatatatatatatatatatatatatatatacatacatgcatatatacatatatatatatatatatatatatatatatatatatatatatatatatatatatttatatacatatatatatatatatatatatatatgtatataaatatatatatatatatatatatatatatatatatatatatatatatatatatatatatatatatatatggctataa
This genomic stretch from Palaemon carinicauda isolate YSFRI2023 chromosome 21, ASM3689809v2, whole genome shotgun sequence harbors:
- the LOC137614887 gene encoding KRAB-A domain-containing protein 2-like, which encodes MTKGVIVRPIYTKEFSSRGQVDLIDMQSMPSGSNKKWIMVYQDHLTKFCILGALTSKRAVEVAFHLLDIFLLFGAPVILQSDNGSEFTSQVITKLKEVWPKLTLVHGKPRHTQSQGSVECANGDTKDMLVAWMADNDSQDWPTCIKFVLFQKNSALHSGIKCSPYSAMFGPSSPTATPSAYKVESPVSSGESEEPCLLNTDDKNTEKSFTALGGDFSIRFRWTRLHKMQLHWHPKV